The genomic interval TGCGGGCGGTGCGGTTCTTCGCGCCGTCGTCATCCTTCTCGTCGCGGCCGTCGGCGATGTACGCGGTGACGGCGTCGCGCTCGTCGGCGAGGGAGTGCCCGAGGACGACCGCCTGCTGGTTCAGCTCGGCGAGGGTGACCAGCCGCTGGGACTCGGTCAGATCGGCGGAGGCCCCGAGCACGGCGGGGGCGCCCGCCGCTATGACGATGACGCCGACGACCGCGACTCCGGCGACCAGTCGGCTGCGCACCCGCACGGTCCGCTTGTCCGCGCCCGGAGCCGGAGGCGTCGCCCCGGAACCGTCGCGCGTCGTGCCCTTGCTCCGCGGCCGCTTCTTCTGCACCGGTGCTCGCAATCTTGACTCGTCCACCCTTGAAGCAGAGGTGACGCACGGTCACATGGAAGGGCGCCCCGCTCCTGGTACGGCTTCTGACCATTCCAGCGCTTTTGCGAGGGGGGCGCGCATCAACCGCTCCGCCACTCGAAGGAGTGAACATCACTCTGGAGTTGGCGAACAAGTCTCCCCTGGTGCGCCCCTGACCATGCGTGGACCGTGGGGTGGAACTTCCGCTCCGCCTTTGGCAGGATGCCCGCCCGCATCGGTCCGGAGCCGCCCCTTCCGCCCCGCGCGCCCGCGTTGACCTGCTGGTACAGGCCATTTCCGGTCGCATGGGGAGAAGGTGAAGGGCTCGTGCAGACTGGCGGTATGCGCATCGAACTCGCCACCGCGCCCGGAAGCCCCGAACGCCCCAACGAGGACTGGGTCTCCGGAGCCCTTCCCGCGTCCGGCCAGGGCGGTGTGCTGGTCCTGCTCGACGGCGTCACCCCGCCGCCGGGGGACGACGGCTGTGTGCACTCGGTCCCGTGGTTCACCGCACGGCTCGGCGGCGCGCTGGTGGAACTGTCCGGTTCCCGCCCCGACCTGACCCTGACAGAGGTCCTGGCCGAGGCCATCTCCCGTACAGCCGACACGCATCGAGTCACCTGTGACCTTTCTCACGTACGTACGCCTCAGGCGACCGTGATTCTGGCACGTTGGGACGAACACGCGGTCGAGCACCTGGTGCTCTCCGACTCGGCCCTGCTGCTGGAGTCCCCCGACGGCACGGTCCGGGCGGTCCTCGACGACCGGCTGGACCGGCTGCCGCCGGGCTCGCTCGCCTCGAACGAGATCGCCGATGCCACGGTGCGCAACAAGGAGGGCGGCTTCTTCACCGCCGCCGCCGATCCGTCGGTGGCGGCGCGCGCGGTGACGGGCAGGACCCCGGCGGCCGGCGTCCGGGCCCTCGCCGCGCTCACGGACGGCGCGACCCGGTGGACGGAGGTGTTCGGCGAGGGCGACTGGACGGACGCGCTGGGGCTGCTGCGGAAGGCCGGGCCGCAGGGCCTGATCGACCGGGTGCGGGAGCTGGAGGACGCCGACGCGGCGGCCGGGCGCGTACGGCTGCGGCACGGCAAGACGCACGACGACGCCACCGCGCTCCTGGTGGAGCTGGGCTGAGCGCGACGGCGGCGGGCGGCGGGCGGGCTCAGCTCTCGGCGCGGGCGTTCAGCTGGTGCAGGAGCCGGGCCAGCTCGGCGACCTCGGCCCGGTCCCAGTCGGCCAGTTTGCGCACGTAGCGCCCCCGGCGGGCGTCCCGGACGCTGCGGAAGCGGGCCAGGCCGTCGTCGGTGAGGTGGACGAGCCAGGCCCGCCCGTCGGCCGGGTCGGGTTCGCGGGTCACCAGCCCGAGGTTCTCCAGGGAGTGCAACTGGCGGCTCATGGTGGCCTTGCCGACGCCGAAGTAGGCGGCCAGCTCGGTGGCCCGCTGACGGCCCGCCGCCTCCAGACGGACGAGCAGGCCGTAGGCGGCGGGCTCCAGTTCGGGGTGGACCTCCCGGGCCATGTCGCCCGAGGTGGCGCGCGCCCGGCGCAGGAACACGGCCAACTCGCGCTCCAGTGCCAGAAATTCGTGGTCCACACCACTTCCGTCCGTCGCGCCCGGCTCCGGCCCGCTGTCGTTCCCGCGCACGTCAGTACCCCTCGTACGGTTTCCTGCCGATGAAAGTCTCTTCCGCGACCGGTCAACGCCGCAGTTCGGCCAGTATTTCGCAGGAGTAGACCAACGGCGGCGGCCTGGCCCTCTTCCGCACCCCGGGTCCCGGCCTCGGCCAGGCGACGGGCGGAAGGGGTGCACCGGCAACAACGCGGGCTTCGGCAGCCCCGAACCGCTGCGGGTGGCCCGGTACAACACGACCGTCGGTCGGTGAGCCGCCGGCCGAGTAGGGGCCACTCCCCCTCTATACACTCCATGTATACACGTTAGGTATAGTCCTCTTCGTGCCGCACACCTGTGCGGGACTTCCCGCACAGAGGAGTGATGCGTCGTGCCCAGAGAGATGCCGTTGTCCAAGATCGGGTTGACCGCCGCGCTGGTGACGGCGCTCACACTGACGTTGGGCGGCTGCTCCATGGACACCACGGCGCCGGGCTCGGCACGCGGCGAGGCGGCCTCCGACGCCAAGGGCTCGTTCGGGCCGGTGGACTGCCGCAAGGCCAAGTGCATCGCCCTGACCTTCGACGCGGGTCCGGGCAAGGACACGCCGAGGCTGCTGGACATCCTCGAGGAGAAGAAGGTGCACGCCACCTTCTTCCTGCTGGGCAAGCACCACGTCATCAAGCACCCCGACGTGGTGCAGCGCATCGAGGACGAGGGCCACGAGGTCGCCAACCACACCTGGACGCACAAGGTGCTGACCGACCAGAAGCCGGACGAGATACGCGCCGAGCTGGAGAAGACGCAGCTGGCCATCGAGAAGATCACCGGCAAGAAGCCCCGGCTGATGCGCCCGCCGCAGGGCCGCACCGACGACACGGTCTCGGACATCAGCAAGAACCTGGGGCTCTCCCAGGTGCTGTGGAGCGCCACCGCCAAGGACTACTCCACGAACGACTCCGCGCTGATCAAGAAGCGGATCCTGGACCAGGCGAGCAAGGACGGCATCATCCTGCTGCACGACATCTACAAGGGCACCGTCCCCGCCGTGCCCGGGATCATCGACGCGCTCCAGAAGGACGGCTACACCTTCGTGACCGTCCCCGAGCTGATGGCCCCGGCCGTGCCGGAGCCGGGCACGATCTACCGCCCCTGACCGGCCCGCGCGGCACGCGGAACGGCCCGCCCCCGTTGACTCGGGAGCGGGCCGTCCGTACCGGTCGCGTGCCTGCCACCGCGCCCGTCACAGCGTGACGGTCAGGCCGCGGCCGGGATCCTGTCCTCCACCCGGGCCGACGCCGGGGCGAGGGCGATCTCCAGCACCTGGCGGACGTCGGTGACCGGGTGGACGTCCAGCTTCTCCAGCACCTCGGCCGGGACGTCGTCCAGGTCGGCCTCGTTGCGCTGGGGGATCACCACGGTGGTGATCCCCGCCCGGTGGGCGGCCAGCAGCTTCTGCTTGAGGCCGCCGATCGGCAGCACCCGCCCGGTCAGCGACACCTCACCGGTCATCGCCACATCCGTACGGACGAGGCGTCCGGAGAGCAGCGAGGCCAGGGCGGTCGTCAGGGTGATGCCGGCGCTCGGGCCGTCCTTGGGGATGCCGCCCGCCGGGAAGTGGATGTGCACGCCCCGGTCCTTGAGGTCCGCGACCGGCAGCTCCAGCTCCGCTCCGTGCGACCGCAGGAAGCTCAGCGCGATCTGCGCCGACTCCTTCATGACGTCCCCAAGCTGACCGGTCAGGGTCAGTCCGGAGGCCCCGGTCTCCGGGTCGGCGAGCGACGCCTCGACGAAGAGGACGTCGCCGCCCGCCCCGGTCACGGCGAGCCCGGTGGCCACGCCGGGCACGGCGGTGCGGCGCCCGGCCGGGTCCTGGGCGGACTCGGGCACGTGGTGCGGCCGGCCGATGAGGCCGCGCAGATCCGCGTCGGTCACCGCGAACGGCAGCTCGCGGTCGCCCAGTTCGTGCTGGGCCGCGACCTTGCGGAGCAGCCGGGCCACGGCCCGCTCCAGATTTCGTACGCCCGCCTCGCGGGTGTACTCGCCGGCCAGCTTGCGCAGCGCCGACTCCTCCAGGGCGACCTCGTCCTTCTCCAGGCCGGCCCGCTCCAGCTGGCGCGGGAGCAGGTGGTCCCGGGCGATGACGACCTTCTCGTCCTCGGTGTAGCCGTCGAGGCGGACCAGCTCCATGCGGTCGAGCAGGGCCTCGGGGATGGCGTCGAGCACGTTGGCGGTGGCGAGGAAGACCACGTCGCTGAGGTCCAGCTCGACCTCCAGGTAGTGGTCGCGGAAGGTGTGGTTCTGGGCCGGGTCGAGGACTTCGAGGAGGGCGGCGGCCGGGTCGCCCCGGAAGTCGGAGCCGACCTTGTCGATCTCGTCGAGCAGGACGACCGGGTTCATCGAACCGGCCTCCTTGATGGCCCGCACGATACGGCCGGGGAGCGCGCCCACGTACGTACGCCGGTGGCCTCGGATCTCCGCCTCGTCCCGGACACCGCCGAGCGCGACGCGGACGAACTTGCGGCCCATGGCGTGCGCGACGGACTCGCCGAGGGAGGTCTTGCCGACGCCGGGCGGGCCGACGAGGGCCAGGACCGCGCCGCCGCGGCGGCCGCCCACCACGCCCAGCCCCCGGTCGGCACGGCGCTTGCGCACCGCGAGGTACTCGGTGATGCGTTCCTTCACGTCGGCGAGGCCGGCGTGCTCGGCGTCCAGGATCGCCCGGGCGCCGCGGATGTCGTAGGCGTCCTCGGTCCGCTCGGTCCAGGGCAGTTCGAGGACGGTGTCCAGCCAGGTGCGGATCCAGGAGCCTTCGGGCGACTGGTCGCTGGACCGCTCCAGCTTCTCGACCTCCTTGAGCGCGGCCTCGCGGACGTGCTC from Streptomyces sp. CA-278952 carries:
- a CDS encoding polysaccharide deacetylase family protein; this encodes MPLSKIGLTAALVTALTLTLGGCSMDTTAPGSARGEAASDAKGSFGPVDCRKAKCIALTFDAGPGKDTPRLLDILEEKKVHATFFLLGKHHVIKHPDVVQRIEDEGHEVANHTWTHKVLTDQKPDEIRAELEKTQLAIEKITGKKPRLMRPPQGRTDDTVSDISKNLGLSQVLWSATAKDYSTNDSALIKKRILDQASKDGIILLHDIYKGTVPAVPGIIDALQKDGYTFVTVPELMAPAVPEPGTIYRP
- the lon gene encoding endopeptidase La; the encoded protein is MTNESEAFTPIDLPVLPLDDEVVLPGMVVPLDLSDTEVRAAVEAAQAAARPGGGKPQVLLVPRIDGTYTGTGVLGTVEQVGRLSDGDPGALIRARDRVRIGAGTSGPGRALWVEGAVLETAAPDPLPGSAAELVKEYKALATSWLKKRGAWQVVDRVQQIDDLSALADNSGYSPFLTTAQKVQLLETVDPIARLKLAIQWLSEHLAEQDVAESIAKDVQDGVDKQQREFLLRRQLDAVRKELSELNGDPEDESDDYRARVEAADLPEHVREAALKEVEKLERSSDQSPEGSWIRTWLDTVLELPWTERTEDAYDIRGARAILDAEHAGLADVKERITEYLAVRKRRADRGLGVVGGRRGGAVLALVGPPGVGKTSLGESVAHAMGRKFVRVALGGVRDEAEIRGHRRTYVGALPGRIVRAIKEAGSMNPVVLLDEIDKVGSDFRGDPAAALLEVLDPAQNHTFRDHYLEVELDLSDVVFLATANVLDAIPEALLDRMELVRLDGYTEDEKVVIARDHLLPRQLERAGLEKDEVALEESALRKLAGEYTREAGVRNLERAVARLLRKVAAQHELGDRELPFAVTDADLRGLIGRPHHVPESAQDPAGRRTAVPGVATGLAVTGAGGDVLFVEASLADPETGASGLTLTGQLGDVMKESAQIALSFLRSHGAELELPVADLKDRGVHIHFPAGGIPKDGPSAGITLTTALASLLSGRLVRTDVAMTGEVSLTGRVLPIGGLKQKLLAAHRAGITTVVIPQRNEADLDDVPAEVLEKLDVHPVTDVRQVLEIALAPASARVEDRIPAAA
- a CDS encoding MarR family winged helix-turn-helix transcriptional regulator — translated: MRGNDSGPEPGATDGSGVDHEFLALERELAVFLRRARATSGDMAREVHPELEPAAYGLLVRLEAAGRQRATELAAYFGVGKATMSRQLHSLENLGLVTREPDPADGRAWLVHLTDDGLARFRSVRDARRGRYVRKLADWDRAEVAELARLLHQLNARAES
- a CDS encoding protein phosphatase 2C domain-containing protein, encoding MRIELATAPGSPERPNEDWVSGALPASGQGGVLVLLDGVTPPPGDDGCVHSVPWFTARLGGALVELSGSRPDLTLTEVLAEAISRTADTHRVTCDLSHVRTPQATVILARWDEHAVEHLVLSDSALLLESPDGTVRAVLDDRLDRLPPGSLASNEIADATVRNKEGGFFTAAADPSVAARAVTGRTPAAGVRALAALTDGATRWTEVFGEGDWTDALGLLRKAGPQGLIDRVRELEDADAAAGRVRLRHGKTHDDATALLVELG